Part of the Flavobacterium sp. MDT1-60 genome, AATTGGTCATGAAAAAGAAACGCGAGATCCTAAAAGCATTTTAAACGAAAACAATATTTATCGCTTTTGCGGTTATTCGATTATTGTTTTTGTGGTTCTGGTTCCCATTTCTGAGACTTTTAAATTCTTCCGTTATTCCACTTTAATTTTAGAGGCTCTTGCCCTCTTTGCTTTCGGAATCGCCTGGCTGATTAAAGGTCGCGCTTTAGGTGACAGCGGTGAAATTGGTAAAAAACTATATCAGGAAAATAATCCTGTGGATACCGAAAAAGTATTTGAGGAATAGCCACTTGTTATTAGGATAGCAGGAAGAAATTTCAGTGGTATATTTTTTGGATAAAAGAAGTTAACTATTTTGAATATAGACCATTATTAATTTTATAACGCTATGTATTATGAAAGTAACTTATTACGGGCATTCTTGTTTCTCCGTTTATGCCAATGGAAAAAACATTCTTTTCGACCCTTTTATTACGCCCAACGAACTGGCAAAAGACATTGATGTTGACGCTATAAAAGCCGATTATATTTTTATCTCCCACGCGCATTATGATCATATTTTAGACGTCGAAAGGATCGCCAAAAATACCGGAGCTAAGGTTTTGGGGAATTTCGAAATCTATAACTGGCTCTTAAAAAACGGCATCGAAAATGCACATCCGATCAATCCGGGTGGAAAATTTGATTTCGATTTTGGACGCGTGAAATGCGTGATTGCACAGCATCCGAGTAGTTTTATGGATGGAAGTTATGGCGGAATTGCCTGCGGTTTTGTACTCACAACATCAGACGGAAATTTCTATTACAGCGGCGATACAGCCCTGACTTTAGACATGCAGCTTATTCCGAAATTCACCAAACTTGATTTTGCCGTTTTCCCAATTGGCGACGGATTAACAATGGGAGTTGAAGAAGCTATCGAAGCTTCAAAATTGGTTGGAGTTACTAAAATTCTGGGCGTTCATTACGACACTTTTGGCTTCATTGTAATGGATCATGAAAAAGCAACAACTGCTTTTACAAATGCCAGTCTGCACCTTTATTTACCAAAAATTGGTAGTACAATTGAAATATAATTTTTCTAAATATCGCTAAAAAACATTTTCACTTAACGAAATAAAGCAGAAAACAAAACTGTTAAACAGCTCCATATCTCAAAAAACACAGGATTATAAATATTTTTAATCAAGGCATTAAAATTGTTTCTGAAGTTTATCATTAACCAGAAATTCAAAAGCAATGAGAACACTTACATCTTCATTTGTTTTTTTGATGCTTATAACAAATTTATCTATTATGAATGCACAAAAGAGTAGCGCGCTAAATTCAACTACCGAATTTGCCGATGTTCCGGGCCGAAAAATTGCGTATCGTTCTATTGGACAAGGAACGCCAATTATTTTGGTAAACCGCTTTAGAGGTACACTTGATACGTGGGATCCATTATTTTTAGATCAATTGGCCGAAAACTATCAGGTAATTACTTTTGATTACAGCGGAATTGGTTATTCAACCGGAACTTTAGCAACCGATTTAAAAGAAGTTGCCAAAGATGTAAAAGATCTGGCAGATTTTCTGAAAATCAAAAAAACGATCATTATGGGCTGGTCTTACGGAGGATTGGTAACACAAGTTGCCACTCTCCTATTTGATGATCTTATTACCCAAACGGTTTTATTAGGAACAGGGCCTCCGGGTGAAAGAGTTGTTCCGCTAGAGCAGGCTTTTCTGGACTCGGCTTTAAAACCAGTAAATGATTTTGATGACGAAATTGTTTTGTTTTTTGAACCGCTATCAGAAGCAAGTAAAATTGAAGCCAAAGCATCACACGACCGAATTGCAAAGCGAATTGATGTTTCTAAAATTCCGTCGACTATGGATGTTTTTCAGCTTTATTTTCAGGGCAGCGCAGGTTTAACCGAAGACAAAGATGACTTTAAAGGAAAACTTAAAACTACCAAAACACCCATTTTGATTATTTGTGGAGATCACGATATTAGTTTTGCGGTCGAAAACTGGTATCCGCTAACACGACAATTACCAACAGCACAACTTATTGTTTTACCACAAACGGGGCATGCGCCTCAGCATCAGCATGTGAATTTGGTGGTGAATTATATTCATGCTTTTCTGGAAAATTCGAAATAAATCGAAATATTATAAAATAGGAAAATGATATTTCTTTTGAAAACGAGTCCCCTAGCCCTGATGGGAGGGAAAATCCTTTTGTGTCCGCCGCGGCGGACACAAAAGATTGGAAGGACAGCAGGAAACAGCTCCTTAAAAAACTACTAAAAATTAAAAAAAACTTCTTTATAAGGCTTTTTATAAAGAAGTTTTTTCATTCGTCCCAACCTTTTTATAAAAATAGTACTCTATAGTAATAGAGAAGTTTCTTATGGAAAACTTAAAACTATATTTTATGAAAAACATACTTCTAATTTCGCTGTTATTCTTCGGATTTTTTACTCAGGCACAAAGTCCGCAATTGAATGTAAAAGGTAAAGATTCTTCTTTAGTCCGACTAAACCAACTTAAGGTCGCTGTAAAAATTGTGGGCAATATTGCGTACACAACAACTGAAATGCATTTTTATAACGGAACCAATCGTCAGATGGAAGCCGAACTTATGTTTCCGTTACCGGAAGGGGTTTCAGTTTCAAGATATGCGATTGATATTAACGGAAAAATGCGTGAAGCGGTTCCGGTAAACAAGAACAAAGGAAAACAGGTTTTTGAAGCCGTTGAACATCGTCGTGTTGATCCGGGATTACTCGAAAAAGTAGAAGGAAATAATTTCAGAACCCGTATTTATCCTCTAATGCCGGGCAAAGAACGCATTGTAATTATTGGCTATGAACAAGAATTAAGCAGTTTTGATGCAACCCATTTGTCGTATCAAATGCTGAGCAATTATTCAGGGAAACTGGATGTTTTTGAGTTGAATGTCGCGGTTTTGGGGGCAACCGCGGCACCAACCATTGCCAATGATGAAGGGATTCTGGCTTTAGAAAATCAGAATCAGGCTTATTTGACTTCTATTAAAAGAGAAAATTATCAGCTTAAGGATAAATTAGTAATCACGATTCCGATTCGTGCTGAAATTCAGAGTGTTGTGGCACAAAGTGTTAATGACCAACATTATTTTTATGCCAATACGATTTTGGATAATCCCAAAATACTAAAGAAAAACCCAGCTAATATTGGTTTAATCTGGGATGTTTCACTAAGCTACAAAAACCGAAACGTTAAGAAAGAACTGCAATTGCTTGCAGCGTATTTTAATCAGTTAAAAAACGTGTCAGTGACTTTGTATTTTGCGGGTTACAATTTTGAAAAAAAGAATACTTATGTCATTCAGAATGGCGACTGGTCTGCCCTGAAATCTGTTTTAGAAAACGTGGTTTATGATGGCGGTACCCGGTTCTCAAAAATCAAACTGCCGGTTCATGACGAGTATATGTTTTTTACGGATGGCTTATCTTCTTTAAGCAGTAACCTCCTGACTACAACCAAAAAACCAATTTATACGATAAGTTCTCTGGGTTCATCAGATTATGCTTTTTTGAATTATAATGCGATAAAAACGGGTGGAAATTTTATTAATCTGAATCAGTTAAAAGTTGAAGAGGCTTATGATAAATTGATGTATCAGAGTTTGAAATTTCTGGGGATCAAAGAAAATTATCTGGTAACCGATTTATACCCAATGACCGGAACGCCGGTTTCAGGAAGTTTTAGCGTTGCCGGAATTTCATTGAAAAGCAAAAATGATGTGGTATTGCTTTTTGGTTACGATGAGAAACCTGTTTTAGAAAAAACAATTCATATTGATGCTACAATTTCGGTTTCGGGAGAAATTAGCATCGAAAAATTGTGGGCACAAAAGAAAATTGCCAATCTCGAAATTCAATACAAAACAAATGCTGATGAGATTGAAACCCTTGGAAAACGATACGGAATTGTAACGCAAAATACCTCGCTTATCGTTTTAGAAAGCCTGCACGATTATATTCAATATGACATTATTCCGCCTGCCGAATTAAGAGCGGAGTTTGATAACGTCATGAAACAGCAAATGGCAAGTGCACAGGCAAAGAAATTTAGTAATTGGGAAAATGTGGCTAGTTATTACGAACAGCTTAAAACATGGTGGGATAAAAACACTAAATATAATATTCCGAAACCGATGCCTGTGCCAAAGAATCCAAAAAACAGGAGCTAATGTAAATGGGAACGTGAGAGGTATTGTCTTAGATCAAAGCGGTATTCCGTTGCCTGGTGTTAATGTTACTATAAAAGGTACTCAACTTGGTACAGCGACAGATTTTGACGGAAAATTTAGTCTTAACGCAGCTTCCGGACAAATTCTTGTCTTTTCTTATATCGGAATGAATACTCAGGAAGTTACAGCCGGAAGAACCCGAAATTATAGAATAACCATGACGGATAATGCAGGCGCACAATTAGAATCTGTTGTTGTTACTGCAATGGGAATAAGCCGTAGTCAGCGAGATGATGTTGAAGAAGACGAAGAATCAGATAAAAAAGAAAAAAGAAGTTACACTACTTCTTCTGCCATGATGGTTCGCTCTGAGAGTATTACACTTCCAGCTCCAAACACTCAAAAAGCATTGGCTGGGCAAGTTGCGGGAGTTGCTGTTGGTACCGGTACCGCAATTGTTGCTGATAATACTATTCAGAATCAAAATGTGGTAGATTCCAATCTGGATGTTACCGTTGGTTATTCTGGCTTTAATCAAACCAAAGTCAATACCTGGAATCCGGACAGAATTTATTTGAAAGCTTTAGCCAATGCTCCGGCAGAAAAAAGATACAGTGTATATCTTGAATTGCGTGCCGACCAAATCAACAATCCGAATTTTTATTTTGATGTTGCCAATTACTTTTATGATAATGGCGACAAAGAAAAAGCCTTATTAGTATTAAGTAACATTGCCGATTTAGGTTTAGAGAATCATCAACTTTACAAATCGCTGACTTATGTATTACGCCAATGGGGAACGTATGAAGATGCCTTGTTTACCGCTTCTCAGGTTGCAAAATGGAGAGAACAGGAACCGCAGGCACATCGTGATTTAGCTTTGACTCTGGAAGACAACAAACAATATCAGGCTGCTTTTGATGAATTGATTAAAGCCTTAGAAGTAAATTATTTTGGCGAAATGAGCGGACAATATTCTGGTGTTGAAGACATTATTTTAATGGATTTGAACAGAATGATTCAGGAACACAGCGGCATTAAAACAGACAAACTGGATAAAAAATATTTGAATAAAATGCCCGTTGCGATCCGTATTATTCTAAACTGGAATCAAATGGATACGGATATCGACCTGCACATCATAGAACCAACCAGCGAAGAATGTTATTACGGACATCGCGACACCGAAATTGGCGCTCGTTTCTCTAAAGATTTCACACAAGGTTATGGTCCGGAACAATATTTATTGCGAAATGCAGTTAAAGGAAAATACATCATCAAATCGAATTATTTTGGAGAAACAACCCTAACCGAAAACGGTCCAACAACGGTTATGGTTGAAGTTTACACCTCTAAAAATGGTGTTACAGAGCGAAAACTACAAACGATTCAGCTTGGTAAAATCAAAGAAAATCAAAACCTTGCAGAAGTTGTGATTGATTAATTATTGAATTCATTTTACCGAAAAAGGTTTTAATTGACATATGAAAGTATGTCATTAAGACCTTTTTTCTTGTCTTTGTTTTTTATTTGGAGCAGAAGAATTTCGTTTTCAAAACACGTTTGGTCCCGCTATCCCTTTCAATCTTTTGTCCGCCGCGGCGGACAAAAGGATTTCCTCCCGAAGCCTCGGGACTATCGGGGCTAGATTAGAGGTTTTTGGTTTTAATTAGATGTATATCAAAACATAAATAATTTCTTATTCTTTCTTATCTTCGTTACTTGGTTAATCTTTGAAATCATATAGAAACAATATATAAAACATTGAAATCATGGAAAATAAAAAAGTAGTAAACTTTATCTTTTGGATTGTTGCCATCATTTTAGGTGTAACATTATTCAAGCAATTCGATTTTGAAACTTTTAAATTTGAGAAGCCTGCACTGGCAGTTATATACCTACTGTGTTTTGCATTTGCAGTTTTTATTCTGGTAAAAAATTCTAAAAAGGGAACTGAGAAATAGAAAACTCTATTAACCTTCAATTTGTTTTGTGTCATATTAACCGCTACAAAGTTCGCAAATCGATTGAAGCGCAGGAAGTTATGTTATGTAAAACGACCGCTAGTATTACAGATAATAACAATTTGAAAGATTAATCTAACCAAATATTAAACATTATGAAAAAGTTACAATTTAAAGTAAGCATCAATGCCCCTGTAACCAAGATATATGATTTTATGCTTGGCATTAACAGTAAATCAACTTACGAACAATGGACTTCCTTGTTTAACCCCACATCAACCTATGAAGGAAGTTGGGACAAGGGAAGTAAAATGCTGTTTATTGGTGTAGATGAAAAAGGAGAAAAAGGAGGCATGGTTTCCAAGATAGCTATAAACGTTCCACATCAGTTTGTCTCTATTCAACATTATGGGCTTTTAAAAGCGGATAAGGAAATAACAGAAGGACCAGAAGTAGAAAAATGGGCAAACGGATTTGAAAACTATACCTTCGAAGAAAACAATGGGACTACAACCGTTACTGTTGACTTAGACACAACAGAAGATTTTATAGATTATATGAATGATAACTATCCCAAAGCACTCGACAAGCTGAAAGAAATTTGTGAAGAGTAGCAATTAAAAAAGCCTGAGAATCTATATCCTCAGGCTTTTTCATTTTTAAAGTGACCGCGGAGGGGTTCGAACCCCCAACCCTCAGAGCCGAAATCTGATATTCTATCCAGTTGAACTACGCGGTCAAAAACTTAAATTTTCAATTTTTTAAAATTCCAAATTCCAAAGTGTATTGGAATTTGGAATTTTAAACCAATAACTTTTTAACGATTGCAGAGATGGTTTTTCCTTCAGCAGTTCCTCCTAATTGAGCAGATGCTAATCCCATAACTTTACCCATTGAAGCAATTCCCGAAGCTCCTGTTTCAGCAATGATTTTGGCTACTACTGCTTCTACTTCTTCTTCGCTTAATTGAGCTGGCAAAAATTTCTCGATTACAGCAACCTGAGCCAATTCTGGTTCAGCTAAATCAGGACGATTTTGCTCTGTAAAAATTCTGGCGCTTTCTTTACGGGTTTTAACCAGTCTCTGAAGTAATTTAACTTCATCATCTTCAGTTAATTCTTCTTTTGATCCTGAAGCTGTTGCAGCCAATAACATTTCAGATTTAATTGCTCTTAATGCTTCTAATGCTACTGTATCTTTTGCTCTCATGGCAGTTTTGATCTCGTCCATGATTAATGTTTGTAAACTCATTGTTTTATTTTATTTAAATAAGCCAGGCTTATATATTATTGTTATGATCATTTGAATTGTTTTGACTATGATCAGTTGTCAGGCTGAGCGGAGTCAAAGCCCTTTTAAGGTAAGCCTTCGACTTCGCTCAGGGTGACAATATTTCTTTTAAAACATTCTTTTAAAAGTCAAATTTTAAAATTCTGTGCGAAGATAAAAAAAATAACCCGAAAATTAAATCCAATTTTCGGGTTATCCTAATATTATGAATGTAAAATTAATCTACGTTGTCGTGCAAAAATGAATTGTTTGAACGCAATTGTAAATCGTTATTACTATCAGTACCAACAGATATTCTTGAATTGGTTGTATTCGACTGATTATTTGAAAGATCAATACCTAATCTTTTGTAAGCAGGTTCTTTTTCAAGTTCATCAATTCTCGAAACATTATTATGGAATTTATAGTTAAATTCTTTTAGTTTCTTTCTTCTTTCTTCAGCTCTTAAACGTAACGTTTCTTCGATAGTCAATTCCATTGGAGAAACATTTGAAGTCGTTGAGAAATCAGCTTCCTGAGCAAAATCAACCTTTTGTTTCAACTGAATATTCAATTCAGCAGGAATTACATCTTCTACCGCTTTTTCAATTGGTTTTGATGTCATCAAATCATTTTCAACCTCCATATATTCTTCTAAAGAATATTTTATAACTCCGTTTTCAGCAACTTCTGTTACCGGTACGAATTGTACAGGATCGTTAACTTTGATATTACGTGTTTCGTTTGTTAATTCGAATAAAATCTTAGTCTCTTCAACAACCGGTTCTTTTTTTACTTCTGGCTCAGTTCTGAAAAGAGGCAAATCAAAAGAGAAAGTTGTTTGTTCTTCTCTTTCAAAAGTCCTTTGCTGAACTGGTTTTACTTCCTGAACAAATTCTGCTGCCGGAGCTGAAATAGTAAAATCGATATCTGTAATTGGCGAAACGATTTCAAAAGTTACATCAAGATTTTTGATAAACTCTGACATCACTACTAACTCTTCCTGATTGATAGTTGGAGCAACTGCAACTGGAGCAACAGGAGTTGGAACTATTGGAGCAATCGTATTAGCAAAAGGCTCATCTTCCATTAATTCAAAAACAACTTTTTCTTCTGATTTC contains:
- a CDS encoding VIT domain-containing protein — encoded protein: MKNILLISLLFFGFFTQAQSPQLNVKGKDSSLVRLNQLKVAVKIVGNIAYTTTEMHFYNGTNRQMEAELMFPLPEGVSVSRYAIDINGKMREAVPVNKNKGKQVFEAVEHRRVDPGLLEKVEGNNFRTRIYPLMPGKERIVIIGYEQELSSFDATHLSYQMLSNYSGKLDVFELNVAVLGATAAPTIANDEGILALENQNQAYLTSIKRENYQLKDKLVITIPIRAEIQSVVAQSVNDQHYFYANTILDNPKILKKNPANIGLIWDVSLSYKNRNVKKELQLLAAYFNQLKNVSVTLYFAGYNFEKKNTYVIQNGDWSALKSVLENVVYDGGTRFSKIKLPVHDEYMFFTDGLSSLSSNLLTTTKKPIYTISSLGSSDYAFLNYNAIKTGGNFINLNQLKVEEAYDKLMYQSLKFLGIKENYLVTDLYPMTGTPVSGSFSVAGISLKSKNDVVLLFGYDEKPVLEKTIHIDATISVSGEISIEKLWAQKKIANLEIQYKTNADEIETLGKRYGIVTQNTSLIVLESLHDYIQYDIIPPAELRAEFDNVMKQQMASAQAKKFSNWENVASYYEQLKTWWDKNTKYNIPKPMPVPKNPKNRS
- a CDS encoding GatB/YqeY domain-containing protein, with the translated sequence MSLQTLIMDEIKTAMRAKDTVALEALRAIKSEMLLAATASGSKEELTEDDEVKLLQRLVKTRKESARIFTEQNRPDLAEPELAQVAVIEKFLPAQLSEEEVEAVVAKIIAETGASGIASMGKVMGLASAQLGGTAEGKTISAIVKKLLV
- a CDS encoding carboxypeptidase-like regulatory domain-containing protein, whose translation is MRGIVLDQSGIPLPGVNVTIKGTQLGTATDFDGKFSLNAASGQILVFSYIGMNTQEVTAGRTRNYRITMTDNAGAQLESVVVTAMGISRSQRDDVEEDEESDKKEKRSYTTSSAMMVRSESITLPAPNTQKALAGQVAGVAVGTGTAIVADNTIQNQNVVDSNLDVTVGYSGFNQTKVNTWNPDRIYLKALANAPAEKRYSVYLELRADQINNPNFYFDVANYFYDNGDKEKALLVLSNIADLGLENHQLYKSLTYVLRQWGTYEDALFTASQVAKWREQEPQAHRDLALTLEDNKQYQAAFDELIKALEVNYFGEMSGQYSGVEDIILMDLNRMIQEHSGIKTDKLDKKYLNKMPVAIRIILNWNQMDTDIDLHIIEPTSEECYYGHRDTEIGARFSKDFTQGYGPEQYLLRNAVKGKYIIKSNYFGETTLTENGPTTVMVEVYTSKNGVTERKLQTIQLGKIKENQNLAEVVID
- a CDS encoding SRPBCC domain-containing protein; this translates as MKKLQFKVSINAPVTKIYDFMLGINSKSTYEQWTSLFNPTSTYEGSWDKGSKMLFIGVDEKGEKGGMVSKIAINVPHQFVSIQHYGLLKADKEITEGPEVEKWANGFENYTFEENNGTTTVTVDLDTTEDFIDYMNDNYPKALDKLKEICEE
- a CDS encoding metal-dependent hydrolase, with the protein product MKVTYYGHSCFSVYANGKNILFDPFITPNELAKDIDVDAIKADYIFISHAHYDHILDVERIAKNTGAKVLGNFEIYNWLLKNGIENAHPINPGGKFDFDFGRVKCVIAQHPSSFMDGSYGGIACGFVLTTSDGNFYYSGDTALTLDMQLIPKFTKLDFAVFPIGDGLTMGVEEAIEASKLVGVTKILGVHYDTFGFIVMDHEKATTAFTNASLHLYLPKIGSTIEI
- a CDS encoding alpha/beta fold hydrolase; the encoded protein is MRTLTSSFVFLMLITNLSIMNAQKSSALNSTTEFADVPGRKIAYRSIGQGTPIILVNRFRGTLDTWDPLFLDQLAENYQVITFDYSGIGYSTGTLATDLKEVAKDVKDLADFLKIKKTIIMGWSYGGLVTQVATLLFDDLITQTVLLGTGPPGERVVPLEQAFLDSALKPVNDFDDEIVLFFEPLSEASKIEAKASHDRIAKRIDVSKIPSTMDVFQLYFQGSAGLTEDKDDFKGKLKTTKTPILIICGDHDISFAVENWYPLTRQLPTAQLIVLPQTGHAPQHQHVNLVVNYIHAFLENSK